Proteins encoded in a region of the Zea mays cultivar B73 chromosome 4, Zm-B73-REFERENCE-NAM-5.0, whole genome shotgun sequence genome:
- the LOC100285455 gene encoding chaperone protein dnaJ 11 translates to MISAPLRLSAPRAAVGGSFLLGASKSKPSRIRCAAGVGRGAAAATLYEVLGLRAGATGREIKAAYRRLARERHPDVATAPGAAAEFVRLHDAYATLSDPDSRARYDRSAVAAVAVAQRPWRSGVGVYGRPLRTWETDQCW, encoded by the coding sequence ATGATCTCTGCGCCTCTGCGGCTGTCGGCGCCGAGGGCTGCCGTCGGGGGATCGTTCCTGCTCGGCGCGTCCAAGTCCAAGCCCAGCAGGATCCGCTGCGCCGCGGGGGTggggaggggcgccgccgccgccacgctGTACGAGGTCCTGGGCCTGCGCGCCGGCGCGACGGGCCGGGAGATCAAGGCCGCGTACCGGCGCCTGGCGCGGGAGCGGCACCCGGACGTGGCGACCGCGCCCGGGGCCGCTGCCGAGTTCGTCCGCCTGCACGACGCCTATGCCACGCTCTCCGACCCGGACAGCCGCGCGCGCTACGACCGCAGCGCCGTAGCCGCGGTGGCCGTGGCGCAGCGCCCCTGGAGGAGCGGCGTCGGCGTCTATGGCCGGCCCCTCCGCACATGGGAGACGGACCAGTGCTGGTAG
- the LOC100193231 gene encoding putative RING zinc finger domain superfamily protein: MDGSSKRIGGGGDDMPSPDHDQNASPNVPPSAAGDGGASATAAAAPAAGRRPFTSLSQEEADLALARVLQEQERAYMMLTGGEYAISDAESYDYDEEDGDGSDYEEEGEALDEDEQVGDAEAEGAEGDLDLDPSQYEDDGEGDVSDRLMALVGIGDWRAMEQDDAGDEEDDEDAEVHTQGAWEDVDPDEYSYEELIALGEVVGTESKGLAADTIASLPWVTYQAQDKQDGNMEQCVICRVEFDEGESLVALPCKHPYHSECINQWLQLNKVCPMCSAEVPTSVNKQA; the protein is encoded by the exons ATGGACGGCTCATCCAAGCGGATCGGCGGTGGCGGCGACGACATGCCCAGCCCCGACCACGACCAGAACGCCAGCCCCAACGTCCCGCCGTCCGCCGCTGGTGACGGCGGCGCATCAGCCACTGCGGCGGCAGCGCCCGCCGCCGGGAGGCGGCCGTTCACCAGCCTCAGCCAGGAGGAGGCCGACCTCGCCCTTGCCCGCGTCCTCCAGGAGCAG GAGCGGGCGTACATGATGCTGACCGGCGGCGAGTACGCGATCTCGGACGCCGAGAGCTACGACTACGACGAGGAAGACGGCGATGGGAGCGACTACGAGGAGGAAGGCGAGGCGCTCGACGAGGACGAGCAGGTTGGGGACGCGGAAGCGGAGGGGGCTGAGGGGGACCTGGACCTGGACCCTTCTCAGTACGAGGACGACGGGGAGGGCGACGTCTCCGACAGGCTCATGGCGCTCGTCGGGATCGGTGATT GGCGAGCAATGGAGCAGGATGATGCTGGGGACGAGGAGGACGACGAAGATGCTGAGGTTCATACACAG GGTGCATGGGAAGATGTTGACCCAGACGAATACTCTTACGAG GAGCTAATTGCGCTGGGTGAAGTTGTCGGTACGGAAAGCAAAGGCCTTGCTGCTGACACTATTGCCTCATTACCTTGGGTGACTTACCAGGCACAAGACAAGCAAGATGGCAACATGGAACA GTGTGTTATTTGTCGTGTGGAGTTTGACGAGGGCGAGTCATTAGTTGCACTCCCTTGCAAACATCCATACCATTCTGAGTGCATAAACCAGTGGCTGCAGCTAAACAAG GTATGCCCGATGTGCAGTGCTGAAGTTCCCACTTCTGTGAACAAGCAGGCATGA
- the LOC100193231 gene encoding putative RING zinc finger domain superfamily protein isoform X1 → MKTLQHAMYGMGMTVVAWRCAVVYLVSSLFSTGLLFYFGSRRHNPTGHSTDQAAAAAAALPCSQLCWPLAFATLLYPPNRPTQSKPPPISSVSLESHRALTAMDGSSKRIGGGGDDMPSPDHDQNASPNVPPSAAGDGGASATAAAAPAAGRRPFTSLSQEEADLALARVLQEQERAYMMLTGGEYAISDAESYDYDEEDGDGSDYEEEGEALDEDEQVGDAEAEGAEGDLDLDPSQYEDDGEGDVSDRLMALVGIGDWRAMEQDDAGDEEDDEDAEVHTQGAWEDVDPDEYSYEELIALGEVVGTESKGLAADTIASLPWVTYQAQDKQDGNMEQCVICRVEFDEGESLVALPCKHPYHSECINQWLQLNKA, encoded by the exons ATGAAAACGCTGCAACACGCCATGTACGGCATGGGCATGACCGTTGTGGCGTGGCGGTGTGCCGTTGTCTACCTCGTCTCGTCTCTTTTCTCAACCGGACTCCTGTTTTATTTCGGATCGCGACGCCACAATCCCACCGGCCACAGCACAGaccaggccgccgccgccgccgccgctctgcCTTGTTCGCAGCTCTGTTGGCCGCTCGCTTTCGCAACATTATTATACCCACCTAATCGACCGACGCAATCGAAACCGCCTCCCATCTCATCCGTCTCTCTCGAATCCCACCGTGCGCTCACTGCGATGGACGGCTCATCCAAGCGGATCGGCGGTGGCGGCGACGACATGCCCAGCCCCGACCACGACCAGAACGCCAGCCCCAACGTCCCGCCGTCCGCCGCTGGTGACGGCGGCGCATCAGCCACTGCGGCGGCAGCGCCCGCCGCCGGGAGGCGGCCGTTCACCAGCCTCAGCCAGGAGGAGGCCGACCTCGCCCTTGCCCGCGTCCTCCAGGAGCAG GAGCGGGCGTACATGATGCTGACCGGCGGCGAGTACGCGATCTCGGACGCCGAGAGCTACGACTACGACGAGGAAGACGGCGATGGGAGCGACTACGAGGAGGAAGGCGAGGCGCTCGACGAGGACGAGCAGGTTGGGGACGCGGAAGCGGAGGGGGCTGAGGGGGACCTGGACCTGGACCCTTCTCAGTACGAGGACGACGGGGAGGGCGACGTCTCCGACAGGCTCATGGCGCTCGTCGGGATCGGTGATT GGCGAGCAATGGAGCAGGATGATGCTGGGGACGAGGAGGACGACGAAGATGCTGAGGTTCATACACAG GGTGCATGGGAAGATGTTGACCCAGACGAATACTCTTACGAG GAGCTAATTGCGCTGGGTGAAGTTGTCGGTACGGAAAGCAAAGGCCTTGCTGCTGACACTATTGCCTCATTACCTTGGGTGACTTACCAGGCACAAGACAAGCAAGATGGCAACATGGAACA GTGTGTTATTTGTCGTGTGGAGTTTGACGAGGGCGAGTCATTAGTTGCACTCCCTTGCAAACATCCATACCATTCTGAGTGCATAAACCAGTGGCTGCAGCTAAACAAG GCATGA